In the genome of Limisphaerales bacterium, the window CGACCGTACACGATCCAGCGATCGACGTAGCCTTCGCTGCGCGTGTCGGCCACGGGGATGGGCTCGAGGTAATGGTTGTCCTTGAAATTCGGGTCCACGTTGCCGGCCCAGTCGAGTTGGTCGACGATGAAATCGATGTCTTTGTGTTTGCTCTTGGGCATGTCTTTCACCAGCAAACTCCACGGGACCTCGCGGCCTTCGACGAGGTTTTGGTACATGCCGAACACGTCGCTGCCCCATTGCGGCTCGTAAGTGCAGAGGCTGCCGGGCGCGTGCAAAATGCAGGGCGGGATGAGCCAACCGGTGCCGGGCTTGAGGCGGTACGCGCGGCTGAGGTCGAGGATGCCGTTGTCGCCTTTGTTCCAATCCGCGATGCACTTGCGCACTTGCGCCTTGGTCGTGCCCGGCTCGAGGCCCATGAAGGTGTACGGAAAATTGTTGCCCACGTTGTTGTGTTGCGGAGGGAAATAATAACTCTCCGGCTTGCCTTCCTGCCCGACCAGTTTCGCCTGTTTGGCACTTTGGTGCATGTGATGCGGGATGGGCCCCATGTTATCAAAAAACTTCGAATACACTGGCCACTTGCCGTACTTGTTCCAAATGCGCTTGCCGATGATCTCCGCGCCGCACTCGGCCACCGCATCGCGCAGGGTGAATCGGTTACGCCCGTGCACCACGTAGCTGAGGCCCTCGTCCGGCACGCGCCCTTCATTGGCCGCCTCGGTGGTGGAGCCAAACCAACGCTCATCAATGCCGCCGCGATTGAGCCCGTAAGCGTACGTGTCATCCGGATGTAGTTTAAGCCGCAAGCCCGGCTGCAAAAACGACCGCGGCACCCAAGTCGGCGCGAGTCGCAATAGCCCGCCCGTTGCTTCGAGCGCGGCGTCCACGTGTTTGCGCACATTTTTTTTGACAGTCTTGAGTTGTTTAACAGATGTGAGTGGCATGGTTTGTTGAAATAAGATTAAGCGGCGAGTGGTTAAGTCACCGGAAAACGGAGGGGAAGTCGAGACTGGATTGGGCGATTAAGCCTCTTCGGGCGCGGCAATTTGCAAACTTGCTGGTTCCAGCCAACCATTCAGTAGGCCTTCGGCGCTCAAGTGATAATCCAGTTTTGGCCATTCGATGCCGTAGCCGGCACCGAGGAGTTTGCAATCCTTGCGCGCGGCTGGCTTGGCGTGTTGCAGCGTGGGATAGGGTGACATCGGAACCGCCATCACGCGACCGTCAGCCAAGGTGACCGTCAATGTTTCGCGCGTGACGCGGATGTCTTTAATTTTGTCGGCTGAAGAATTCATTCCACCTGCTCAAGATAAAGTTTCGTGCTCTTCTGTCAAACGAATCGCTTCGCGCAATTGGTGCGGGCGGAAACCGTGGTTCACCGCCAAGCGCACGGGATCGAGCCACAGTTTACAATCACAGCCGGACTTGATGATGTGAATGTGCGGGGGCTCCTGTCCATCTTGCGCATAAAAATAAACTGATACCCCTTGATGCGAAGGACGGTGGGCATAAAATTCGTTGGCGTTACGGTTGCGGCGCGGGTTCCGGCTGCGGGGGTTCAGGTTCGGCGGCCTTTTCTTTTTTGCCGCCGAAGATGGAGCCGAGGAGGTCGATCGGCAACAGCACGGTGTCCAGCGCGAAGCTAAAAGGCCGATCTATGGTGACGATGGCGGGGCCCATTGCCGAGCCAAGGCCGGTGGCGTTGGCCGCGCCTTTATTGTATTCCGTGCCGGCTTTGATTCCGGGGTACAGGCCGGATTGGGTGCCTTTGCCGCGGGCTTCGAGGGACATGCAGCCGGTGGAGGCCACAATGAGGGCGGCGGTGGCAATAATCAGACCGATGATTTTCATAGTGAGAAAACTCTGGGCTAATTTGGGCGGGATGCAAAAGAAAATTATTTCACCCGCATCGTCCCCCACATCGTGAGGCCGTGGCCGGGGTAGGTGCAGAGGTATTCGTAGTTGCCGGGTTTAGTGGGGGCTTTGAAATAGAGTGTGACTGTGTTGCGATGGAGGACGAGCGGGGTGTGGGCGATGACTTTGTCGCTCTTGGGGACGAATTCTTTGACGAGACCGGTGGCGCCCATGGCGGCGGCGGCGGCGACAATTTCGAAACGCGCGCCGGGTTGGATGAGCACGAGGTTATGGATCATCGGCATGGTGTCGTTGTTCGTAAAGGTGAGCGCGACGGCCGCGCCGGGTTTCACGCTGAACTCCGCCTTGTCGAATTTGAGCGGATTGGTGACGCCGATTTTTACGGTGACGTCGATGGGAAACGGCGGGCCCGTCTCGATGGTTTCCTGTTGCAGCGCGTTGATGGTGGCGTG includes:
- a CDS encoding DUF2442 domain-containing protein, with translation MNSSADKIKDIRVTRETLTVTLADGRVMAVPMSPYPTLQHAKPAARKDCKLLGAGYGIEWPKLDYHLSAEGLLNGWLEPASLQIAAPEEA
- a CDS encoding YceK/YidQ family lipoprotein, coding for MKIIGLIIATAALIVASTGCMSLEARGKGTQSGLYPGIKAGTEYNKGAANATGLGSAMGPAIVTIDRPFSFALDTVLLPIDLLGSIFGGKKEKAAEPEPPQPEPAPQP